A single window of Candidatus Rhabdochlamydia oedothoracis DNA harbors:
- a CDS encoding lipopolysaccharide biosynthesis protein has protein sequence MICVPFYLEYLGIEAYGITGFYLLLSFLLVPIEAAIGTTINRQMAQLTVVENTRIEAADLLRSLEGVYWFICVLVGLSISCLSSSIANNWVQPVHLSSQEVAQAVILMGICLSFQWPNSLYSNGLMGLQKQLIVNSIQIFFTFFKSIGVIAVLAFINHSLRAFFIWHLSILILHTLTLAILLWKYMPQNRGFFRARFCRKLLEQSWPFISQTFFLTLTSTCIVSLDKLFISRYAPLEVYGCYILAYNLSNGLYLMIQPFFRSLFPRFAQLIAQKKLVDLYKLYENASQVVAVLVLSLAVLCVCFANELVFIWIRNHQIAEKAVPILRLFILGTACNGLMSLPLALQYSFGWLKALIWQNVITLILLFPMAFLFYERLGVLAVASIWFIHNLCSILILPIIHRKLIPESSNRWIKDLCILPLLAPLVLNILAMNFLPKIESIYLLMTILSCLGIGSIGFSFCLTSIFRDWVRKKFSPELLIK, from the coding sequence TTGATTTGTGTGCCTTTTTACTTGGAATACCTGGGAATAGAAGCCTATGGGATCACCGGTTTTTATCTTCTACTAAGTTTTCTGCTGGTTCCCATTGAAGCAGCAATTGGTACAACAATTAATCGTCAAATGGCTCAGCTTACAGTAGTAGAAAATACAAGAATAGAAGCAGCCGATCTATTGCGATCCTTAGAAGGAGTATATTGGTTTATTTGCGTATTAGTGGGTCTTAGCATTAGTTGTTTATCAAGCTCGATCGCCAATAACTGGGTGCAGCCTGTGCATCTTTCTTCACAAGAGGTTGCTCAAGCGGTTATTTTAATGGGAATCTGCTTGAGTTTTCAGTGGCCAAATTCTCTGTATTCTAACGGTTTGATGGGCTTGCAGAAACAATTGATCGTAAATTCTATCCAAATATTTTTCACATTTTTTAAATCAATAGGAGTCATTGCAGTACTTGCCTTTATTAATCATTCTTTACGCGCTTTTTTTATTTGGCATTTAAGTATTCTCATCTTACATACACTAACCCTTGCTATTCTGTTATGGAAATACATGCCTCAAAATAGGGGGTTTTTTAGAGCGCGTTTTTGTAGAAAGCTTTTAGAGCAATCATGGCCTTTTATTTCTCAGACTTTTTTTTTAACACTAACAAGTACATGTATTGTTTCCTTGGATAAGCTTTTTATAAGTAGATACGCTCCTTTAGAAGTATATGGGTGCTATATACTCGCCTATAATCTATCCAATGGACTTTACTTAATGATTCAACCTTTTTTTCGTTCTCTATTCCCTAGGTTTGCTCAGTTGATTGCACAAAAAAAACTAGTGGACCTCTATAAATTATATGAAAACGCTTCTCAAGTAGTAGCTGTTTTGGTTTTGTCTTTAGCCGTTTTATGTGTTTGTTTTGCTAATGAACTTGTTTTTATTTGGATTCGTAATCATCAAATAGCAGAAAAAGCAGTTCCTATTCTCCGCCTTTTTATTTTAGGAACAGCCTGTAATGGATTGATGAGCTTGCCTTTAGCCTTGCAGTACTCCTTTGGATGGTTAAAAGCACTAATTTGGCAAAATGTCATCACATTAATTCTTTTGTTTCCGATGGCGTTCTTATTTTATGAAAGGTTAGGAGTGCTTGCAGTTGCTTCAATTTGGTTTATTCATAACTTATGTTCTATTTTGATTCTTCCCATTATTCATCGCAAATTGATACCAGAAAGTAGTAATCGTTGGATAAAAGATCTATGTATTCTGCCTCTACTTGCACCGCTTGTTTTAAATATTTTAGCGATGAATTTTTTGCCAAAGATCGAATCTATATATCTTTTAATGACTATTTTAAGTTGCCTAGGGATAGGATCTATAGGTTTTTCTTTTTGTTTAACCTCGATTTTTAGAGATTGGGTAAGAAAAAAATTTTCTCCAGAACTTTTAATAAAGTAG
- a CDS encoding IS630 family transposase yields MYFIDAVHPEHQSQAVCGWIKKGVQKTLQTSGKQLRLHFAGALCLTGMKIFTEEYKTVDADAMLDFFKKLEKQTEARIIYVILDNARSNKNKKLEEFLMSSRIKVHYLPPYSPNLNPIERLWKILKEKTVYNRYYETSVTFFQAIRGFFLEEIPKITDILKCRINDKFQVVDLNPIKLAV; encoded by the coding sequence ATCTATTTCATAGATGCTGTGCATCCTGAACATCAGTCCCAAGCCGTATGTGGATGGATCAAAAAAGGCGTTCAAAAGACTTTGCAGACATCCGGGAAACAATTGCGATTGCATTTTGCTGGAGCTCTTTGCCTGACAGGAATGAAGATTTTTACAGAGGAATATAAGACAGTTGATGCCGATGCAATGCTCGATTTTTTCAAGAAGCTAGAAAAACAGACAGAGGCTCGAATTATTTATGTAATTTTGGATAATGCGAGATCAAACAAAAATAAGAAACTAGAAGAGTTTCTGATGTCTTCTAGGATTAAAGTGCACTATCTCCCTCCTTATTCGCCGAATTTGAATCCTATTGAACGCTTGTGGAAGATCTTAAAGGAAAAGACGGTATACAATCGATATTACGAAACGTCGGTGACTTTTTTTCAGGCAATTAGAGGATTCTTCTTAGAAGAGATACCGAAAATAACAGATATTTTGAAATGTAGGATAAACGACAAGTTTCAAGTCGTTGACTTAAATCCCATTAAGCTAGCCGTTTGA
- a CDS encoding helix-turn-helix domain-containing protein: MFSEYLREYDSENKTGSSPRGGSKSKPSQDQTESLLKHLQEKTYLKVKGIIAYVHEQYGIKYSRSGMTDWLIQHGFVYKRPKKIPGKLDPEKQRIFIEP, translated from the coding sequence CTGTTCAGTGAATACCTCAGAGAATATGATTCCGAAAATAAAACTGGAAGTAGCCCTCGAGGCGGTAGCAAATCAAAACCTTCACAAGACCAAACAGAGTCTCTACTAAAACACCTACAGGAAAAGACCTATCTTAAAGTCAAAGGGATCATAGCTTATGTGCATGAGCAATATGGGATAAAATATTCCCGAAGTGGCATGACAGATTGGCTCATACAGCACGGATTTGTTTATAAACGTCCTAAAAAGATTCCTGGGAAATTAGATCCTGAAAAACAACGAATTTTCATAGAACCTTAA
- a CDS encoding helix-turn-helix domain-containing protein yields MNANKYRLCVILGYDEGISTKNLAKALRISPITVQ; encoded by the coding sequence TTGAATGCAAATAAGTATAGGCTTTGTGTAATTTTGGGCTATGATGAGGGTATCTCAACAAAAAATCTTGCTAAAGCACTTCGGATAAGCCCTATCACTGTTCAGTGA
- a CDS encoding TatD family hydrolase codes for MFIDTHAHLTSDTLVNDTQQILARAQTNQIDKIVNICTDERSLKAGLLLREKTSWVFNAAATTPHDVEKEGESFFTLVKQAAYHKQLIAIGETGLDYHYQYSPKEMQKRYLELCLDLRRKVDLPIIFHCRDAFADLFTIAGKVPAVLHCFTGSLEEAKKALELGWYLSISGIVTFKKSQALQEIVKYVPLEHVFIETDAPYLAPVPYRGKVNEPGFLTETAKMIAHLKQTSIEEVARKTKQNAEIFFRF; via the coding sequence ATGTTTATAGATACTCATGCACATCTTACAAGTGACACGCTTGTAAATGATACACAGCAGATTTTGGCGCGTGCTCAAACCAATCAAATCGATAAGATCGTCAACATTTGCACAGATGAGAGAAGTCTAAAAGCAGGGCTACTTTTAAGAGAAAAAACCTCTTGGGTATTTAATGCTGCAGCTACTACTCCGCATGATGTAGAAAAGGAGGGAGAGAGCTTCTTTACTCTTGTAAAACAAGCAGCATATCACAAACAGCTTATCGCTATTGGAGAAACCGGTTTAGACTATCACTATCAATATTCTCCTAAAGAGATGCAAAAAAGATATCTAGAGCTTTGTTTAGATTTACGTCGCAAGGTGGATCTTCCGATCATTTTTCATTGTCGCGATGCCTTTGCTGATTTGTTTACTATAGCAGGTAAAGTGCCTGCGGTATTGCATTGTTTCACGGGATCTCTAGAAGAGGCAAAAAAAGCACTAGAGCTTGGATGGTACTTATCGATCAGTGGAATTGTCACTTTTAAAAAGTCTCAAGCATTGCAAGAGATCGTGAAATATGTGCCTTTAGAACATGTATTCATAGAGACAGATGCTCCTTATCTAGCACCAGTGCCTTATCGTGGGAAAGTCAATGAACCTGGGTTTCTTACAGAAACAGCTAAGATGATCGCTCACTTAAAACAAACGAGCATAGAGGAAGTAGCTAGAAAAACCAAACAGAATGCGGAAATTTTTTTTCGTTTTTGA
- a CDS encoding succinate dehydrogenase — protein sequence MGLWLVLFLLEHLLTNSQAALWVGEDGRGFVKMVNSLHNLPYLQVIELGLLAVPFAIHMFWGVRYLMTSKANSYSTKEQNPHLNYGRNRAYTWQRITSWILLVGIILHVAKFRFIEYPTSVRLGSQTFYLVNVTLDKGLYTLADRLQVALYDEKQILEEQALLENCNAEERVMQAAQELKQQHSLWKGPFVDQYNEQEALLLNAAQSYQQRLDWALTLKKQKLLKTELVAVAKNFGTATLLTVRDTFKSPVYVGLYTIFVLAACFHAFNGFWTFLITWGWVLKMAAQKFWVCVAISLMTVVAFLGLAAVWGTYWFNLTS from the coding sequence ATGGGTCTTTGGCTCGTCTTATTTCTATTAGAACATTTATTGACTAACTCGCAGGCAGCTCTTTGGGTAGGAGAGGATGGGCGTGGGTTTGTGAAGATGGTAAATAGTCTCCACAATCTGCCCTACCTTCAAGTGATTGAATTAGGATTATTAGCGGTTCCTTTTGCTATCCATATGTTTTGGGGTGTTAGGTATTTAATGACTTCTAAGGCGAACTCTTATTCTACTAAAGAACAGAATCCCCATTTGAATTATGGGAGAAATAGAGCCTATACCTGGCAAAGAATTACCTCTTGGATCTTATTGGTAGGGATCATTTTACACGTAGCTAAATTCCGTTTTATAGAATATCCAACTTCTGTGCGCTTAGGATCGCAAACTTTTTATTTGGTAAATGTCACGCTAGACAAAGGATTATATACACTAGCAGATCGTTTGCAAGTGGCTTTGTATGATGAAAAGCAGATTTTAGAAGAACAAGCTTTGTTAGAAAATTGCAACGCTGAAGAAAGAGTTATGCAGGCTGCTCAAGAGCTAAAGCAGCAGCATAGTTTATGGAAAGGGCCTTTTGTCGATCAGTACAATGAACAAGAAGCTCTTTTGCTAAACGCAGCACAAAGCTATCAACAACGACTAGATTGGGCACTTACCCTAAAAAAACAAAAACTCTTAAAAACAGAATTGGTAGCCGTGGCTAAAAATTTTGGTACAGCTACCTTGCTTACCGTACGTGATACTTTCAAAAGCCCGGTTTATGTAGGTCTCTATACTATTTTTGTGCTAGCTGCTTGCTTTCATGCCTTTAATGGCTTTTGGACTTTTCTGATCACCTGGGGGTGGGTTTTAAAAATGGCTGCGCAAAAATTTTGGGTATGTGTTGCTATTAGCCTGATGACTGTTGTTGCCTTTTTAGGATTAGCTGCGGTTTGGGGAACGTACTGGTTTAATTTAACATCTTAA
- the sdhA gene encoding succinate dehydrogenase flavoprotein subunit: MGKEVIVVGGGLAGLSAAMKLAEKDCHVKIISVTKVKRSHSVCAQGGINAAMNLKNEEDSPFIHAYDTIKGGDFLADQPPVLEMCLAAPGIIRMMERFGCPFNRTLEGNLDFRRFGGTLYHRTAFCGASTGQQLLYALDEQVRRYEVQGRVEKFENHEFMRLVLDSEGKARGIVLMDLFNLELSVLKADAVVFGTGGPGLIFKKSTNSTFCSGAANGRLFKQGMYYANGEFIQIHPTAIPAEDKMRLISESSRGEGGRIWVWGNSSKTITNSEGKTLPCGETGKPWYFLEELYPAFGNLVPRDIGAREILRVCEMGLGVDRKMQVYLDVSHLSEKTQHKIASVLDIYQKFTGDNPHKVPMRIFPAVHYSMGGAWVDWPAAADPDRWQRFRQMTNIPGCFNVGESEFQYHGANRLGANSLLSCIFSGLVSGIEVPRYLDTLEHSYGNIPNAIFSQALRKEEDFKQDLMQRNGSENVHQLHEELSDVLIKYVTVKRNNRDLIRAIDVIKEIRERYQNICLDDKGTVLNQTYVFANQFSYMLEIALVITKGALLRNEFRGAHYKPEFPHRDDENWLKTTMATYQEIEPKINYRAVDLRYLKPIGRDYSKAKKVIPQFENVPVNIILPL, from the coding sequence ATGGGAAAAGAAGTCATTGTTGTTGGAGGAGGTCTAGCTGGTTTATCCGCTGCTATGAAACTAGCAGAAAAAGACTGTCATGTCAAAATTATCTCTGTGACAAAAGTCAAACGCTCGCATTCTGTTTGTGCTCAAGGTGGAATTAATGCGGCAATGAACTTAAAAAATGAAGAGGATTCTCCTTTCATTCATGCCTACGATACGATTAAGGGAGGGGATTTCTTAGCGGACCAACCTCCTGTTTTAGAGATGTGTTTAGCGGCACCGGGCATTATCCGTATGATGGAGCGCTTCGGATGCCCATTTAATCGAACTCTAGAAGGAAATCTCGATTTTAGACGTTTTGGTGGGACTTTATATCACCGAACAGCTTTTTGCGGCGCTTCTACAGGGCAACAACTGCTCTATGCTTTAGATGAGCAAGTGCGTCGCTATGAAGTACAAGGCAGAGTAGAAAAGTTTGAAAATCACGAGTTCATGCGTCTTGTCCTTGATAGCGAAGGCAAGGCACGCGGCATTGTGCTGATGGACTTATTTAATTTAGAGCTTAGTGTATTAAAAGCAGATGCAGTGGTTTTTGGAACAGGAGGACCAGGATTGATTTTTAAAAAGTCCACAAATTCTACTTTTTGTAGCGGAGCTGCTAACGGTAGATTATTCAAGCAGGGAATGTACTATGCAAATGGAGAATTTATTCAAATTCATCCCACTGCGATCCCTGCGGAGGATAAAATGCGTTTGATTTCAGAATCCTCTCGTGGAGAAGGAGGAAGAATTTGGGTTTGGGGGAACAGCTCTAAGACAATTACAAATTCAGAGGGAAAAACCCTTCCTTGCGGCGAAACGGGAAAACCTTGGTATTTTTTAGAAGAGCTCTATCCTGCTTTTGGGAACTTAGTACCCCGAGATATTGGTGCAAGAGAGATCTTGCGTGTTTGTGAAATGGGATTAGGGGTCGATAGAAAAATGCAAGTGTATTTAGATGTGTCGCATCTTTCAGAGAAAACCCAGCATAAAATTGCCTCTGTTTTGGATATCTATCAAAAATTTACCGGAGATAATCCGCATAAAGTACCTATGCGTATTTTCCCTGCAGTGCATTATTCCATGGGAGGTGCCTGGGTGGATTGGCCCGCTGCTGCTGATCCCGATCGTTGGCAGAGATTTAGGCAAATGACGAACATCCCCGGTTGTTTTAATGTAGGGGAATCAGAATTTCAATATCATGGGGCAAACCGTTTAGGGGCTAATTCGCTACTCTCTTGCATTTTTTCTGGACTAGTGTCTGGAATAGAAGTGCCTCGTTATTTAGATACGTTAGAACATAGTTATGGCAACATACCCAATGCTATTTTTTCACAAGCGCTGCGGAAAGAAGAGGATTTCAAACAAGATCTCATGCAACGCAATGGATCGGAGAATGTGCATCAATTGCATGAGGAATTATCGGATGTATTGATTAAATACGTTACGGTTAAACGTAATAATAGAGATCTGATAAGAGCAATAGATGTGATAAAAGAGATTCGTGAGCGTTATCAAAATATCTGTTTAGATGATAAGGGAACTGTTTTGAATCAAACTTATGTATTTGCCAATCAATTTTCTTATATGTTAGAGATTGCTTTGGTGATTACAAAAGGAGCTCTTTTGCGCAATGAGTTTAGAGGAGCTCATTACAAGCCTGAATTTCCTCATCGAGATGATGAGAATTGGTTAAAAACAACGATGGCTACCTATCAAGAGATAGAGCCAAAAATTAACTATAGAGCGGTTGACTTGCGTTATTTAAAACCCATAGGGCGCGATTACAGCAAAGCTAAAAAAGTCATTCCTCAATTTGAGAACGTTCCTGTAAACATCATATTGCCTTTGTGA
- the sdhB gene encoding succinate dehydrogenase iron-sulfur subunit → MEKTFTLKVYRGVANQQYWEEFELELKPFLNITSALMQIQKCPITKKGEKVTPIAWEQGCLEEVCGSCSMLINARPRQGCTALAHQLLQSTGSSCITLAPLTKFPLMKDLVVDRTSMFENLKKVRAWIDVDDALDRGFGPKISPELQEAIYVLSTCMTCGCCTEACPQVNPHSPFMGPAPLSQARLFNAHPVGKLAKADRLRPLMDESGISGCGNAQNCVRVCPKNIPLTESISVIGREVSKQALRDVVSLPDV, encoded by the coding sequence ATGGAAAAAACATTCACTTTAAAAGTATACCGCGGGGTTGCTAATCAGCAATATTGGGAAGAATTTGAATTGGAATTGAAGCCTTTTTTGAACATCACATCAGCGTTAATGCAGATACAAAAATGTCCTATTACTAAAAAAGGAGAAAAAGTCACTCCAATTGCTTGGGAACAGGGATGTTTAGAAGAGGTGTGTGGTTCTTGTTCTATGTTAATCAATGCCCGTCCTCGTCAAGGGTGCACAGCTCTTGCCCATCAATTATTACAATCTACAGGTAGTTCTTGCATTACATTAGCTCCTTTAACAAAATTTCCTCTTATGAAGGATTTAGTCGTAGATCGTACAAGTATGTTTGAAAACTTAAAAAAAGTACGTGCTTGGATAGACGTAGATGATGCTCTAGATCGAGGCTTTGGACCTAAAATCAGTCCTGAATTGCAAGAGGCGATATATGTTTTATCTACGTGTATGACTTGTGGTTGTTGTACAGAAGCCTGTCCTCAAGTCAATCCCCATTCGCCATTCATGGGTCCAGCACCTCTATCCCAAGCGCGTCTTTTTAATGCGCACCCCGTTGGAAAACTAGCAAAAGCAGATAGGCTTCGACCTTTAATGGATGAGTCGGGTATCAGCGGTTGTGGGAATGCGCAAAATTGCGTGAGGGTATGTCCCAAGAACATACCCTTAACAGAATCCATTTCCGTCATTGGTAGAGAGGTAAGCAAACAAGCCTTAAGAGATGTGGTAAGTTTGCCCGATGTGTAA
- a CDS encoding IS630 family transposase, which produces MHEEAKKLFSQELQKLEKELAQTDQLLYLDGVHPQHNSKPSLLTNTGRKRININGALDVKRLEVTTLSSDSINAQSTLDLFKKWEEKYPFAQRIVVICDNAAYYRSKIVANYLKISRVEIKFLPPYSPDLNLIERLWRFMNKKVRNNRYYEKFLDFKTAIYAFFENIRKYREELQPLLSRKFCLVKS; this is translated from the coding sequence GTGCATGAGGAAGCAAAAAAGCTTTTTTCACAAGAATTACAAAAACTAGAAAAAGAACTCGCTCAAACAGATCAACTGCTTTATCTAGATGGGGTTCATCCTCAACACAATTCCAAACCCTCATTGCTAACGAACACAGGACGTAAACGTATTAATATCAATGGAGCCTTAGATGTAAAGCGCTTAGAAGTTACAACTCTTTCTTCCGACTCTATCAATGCGCAATCTACTCTTGATTTGTTTAAAAAATGGGAAGAAAAGTATCCTTTTGCACAAAGAATCGTGGTTATATGCGATAATGCTGCCTACTACAGGTCAAAAATCGTTGCAAATTACCTAAAAATATCCAGAGTAGAAATCAAATTCTTGCCTCCTTATTCTCCCGATCTCAATCTGATTGAACGCCTTTGGCGATTCATGAATAAAAAAGTTCGCAATAATCGATATTATGAAAAATTCTTAGATTTCAAGACGGCAATTTATGCCTTTTTTGAAAACATTCGTAAATATCGGGAGGAACTGCAGCCTCTTTTATCTAGGAAATTTTGCTTAGTTAAATCTTAA
- a CDS encoding IS30 family transposase encodes MIFNNQTQGETLPKGYHHLTYDQRCQIYILKARGDTSSSIANILKVHHSTISRELKRNKGQRGYRHQQAQEKAFLRKNSQPNKKMTPQIVTRIEEKIKLQWSPIQISGWLKRHGKEHVSHETIYNHIWKDKRQGGQLYRELRHRGKKYNKQRKGASGRGNMPGRIDIKQRPCIVEKKTRLGDWELDTVIGAGHKGVIVSMVERTSKLTKLAKVSHKTAEEVSQALIEQLKPIKDFVHTLTADNGKEFAYHQMVSFELETDFYFATPYHSWERGLNEHTNGLVRQYFPKTQSFLDTTSKDIERVETLLNNRPRKALNFETPLEVFTRLSTNMLCSGAQ; translated from the coding sequence GTGATTTTTAACAATCAAACACAAGGAGAGACCTTGCCTAAAGGCTACCATCACCTAACCTATGACCAAAGATGTCAGATTTATATTTTAAAAGCTAGAGGAGATACATCTAGCTCAATAGCAAACATTCTAAAAGTTCATCATAGCACTATTAGTAGGGAACTTAAGAGAAATAAAGGGCAACGAGGATACCGTCATCAGCAAGCTCAAGAAAAAGCATTTCTTAGAAAAAATTCTCAGCCCAATAAAAAAATGACTCCTCAAATAGTTACCCGTATTGAAGAAAAAATCAAGTTGCAATGGAGCCCTATACAAATATCCGGATGGCTTAAAAGACATGGTAAAGAACATGTTAGTCATGAGACCATCTATAATCATATCTGGAAAGATAAACGACAGGGAGGACAGCTTTATAGAGAGCTCCGTCATCGAGGGAAAAAATATAACAAGCAGAGAAAGGGAGCTTCTGGAAGAGGGAACATGCCTGGTCGTATAGATATTAAGCAACGGCCTTGTATTGTAGAAAAAAAGACTCGTTTAGGAGACTGGGAACTAGATACAGTCATAGGGGCAGGACATAAAGGCGTAATTGTATCAATGGTAGAAAGAACTTCCAAGCTAACTAAGCTCGCCAAAGTTTCTCATAAAACTGCAGAGGAAGTAAGTCAAGCGTTAATTGAACAACTTAAACCTATCAAAGATTTTGTACACACATTAACAGCAGACAACGGAAAAGAATTTGCCTATCACCAAATGGTTAGTTTCGAGCTAGAGACAGACTTCTACTTTGCAACGCCCTACCATTCTTGGGAAAGAGGCTTAAATGAGCATACAAACGGACTAGTTAGGCAATATTTTCCTAAAACACAAAGCTTTTTAGATACGACTTCCAAGGATATAGAAAGGGTGGAAACTTTACTAAATAACAGACCTAGAAAGGCTCTCAACTTCGAAACTCCACTAGAAGTGTTTACGAGATTATCTACAAACATGCTATGCTCGGGTGCACAATAG
- a CDS encoding IS630 family transposase, whose translation MKKLIPSQRADLEHKLKHPKDYSERNRLCVILGYDEGISTKNLAKTLRISPITVQKYLREYDSENKTGSSPRGGSKSKLSQDQKESLLKHLHEKTYLKVKGIIAYVHEQYGIKYSRSGMTDWLIQHGFVYKRPKKIPGKLDPEKQRIFIEQYRALKETLNPDEEIYFIDAVHPEHQSQAVCGWIKKGVQKTLQTSGKQLRLHFAGALCLTGMKIFTEEYKTVDADAMLDFFKKLEKQTEARIIHVILDNARSNKNKKLEEFLMSSRIKVHYLPPYSPNLNPIERLWKILKEKKVYNRYYETSVTFFQAIRGFFLEEIPKITDILKCRINDKFQVVDLNPIKLAV comes from the coding sequence ATGAAAAAACTGATCCCTAGCCAGAGAGCTGACTTAGAACACAAGTTAAAGCATCCAAAAGACTATTCTGAACGGAATAGGCTTTGTGTAATTTTGGGCTATGATGAGGGTATCTCAACAAAAAATCTTGCTAAAACACTCCGGATAAGCCCTATCACTGTTCAGAAATACCTCAGAGAATATGATTCCGAAAATAAAACTGGAAGTAGCCCTCGAGGCGGTAGCAAATCAAAACTTTCACAAGACCAAAAAGAGTCTCTACTAAAACACCTACATGAAAAGACCTATCTTAAAGTCAAAGGGATCATAGCTTATGTGCATGAGCAATATGGGATAAAATATTCCCGAAGTGGCATGACAGATTGGCTCATACAGCACGGATTTGTTTATAAACGTCCTAAAAAGATTCCTGGGAAATTAGATCCTGAAAAACAACGAATTTTCATAGAACAATATAGGGCTTTAAAGGAGACCTTAAACCCTGATGAAGAGATCTATTTCATAGATGCTGTGCATCCTGAACATCAGTCCCAAGCCGTATGTGGATGGATCAAAAAAGGCGTTCAAAAGACTTTGCAGACATCCGGGAAACAATTGCGATTGCATTTTGCTGGAGCTCTTTGCCTGACAGGAATGAAGATTTTTACAGAGGAATATAAGACAGTTGATGCCGATGCAATGCTCGATTTTTTCAAGAAGCTAGAAAAACAGACAGAGGCTCGAATTATTCATGTAATTTTGGATAATGCAAGATCAAACAAAAATAAGAAACTAGAAGAGTTTCTGATGTCTTCTAGGATTAAAGTGCACTATCTCCCTCCTTATTCGCCGAATTTGAATCCTATTGAACGCTTGTGGAAGATCTTAAAGGAAAAGAAGGTATACAATCGATATTACGAAACGTCGGTGACTTTTTTTCAGGCAATTAGAGGATTCTTCTTAGAAGAGATACCGAAAATAACAGATATTTTGAAATGTAGGATAAACGACAAGTTTCAAGTCGTTGACTTAAATCCCATTAAGCTAGCCGTTTGA
- a CDS encoding IS630 family transposase, with protein sequence MKKLIPSQRADLEHKLKHPKDYSERNRLCVILGYDEGISTKNLAKTLRISPITVQKYLREYDSENKTGSSPRGGSKSKLSQDQKESLLKHLHEKTYLKVKGIIAYVHEQYGIKYSRSGMTDWLIQHGFVYKRPKKIPGKLAPEKQRIFIEQYRALKETLNPDEEIYFIDAVHPEHQSQAVCGWIKKGVQKTLQTSGKQLRLHFAGALCLTGMKIFTEEYKTVDADAMLDFFKKLEKQTEARIIHVILDNARSNKNKKLEEFLMSSRIKVHYLPPYSPNLNPIERLWKILKEKKVYNRYYETSVTFFQAIRGFFLEEIPKITDILKCRINDKFQVVDLNPIKLAV encoded by the coding sequence ATGAAAAAACTGATCCCTAGCCAGAGAGCTGACTTAGAACACAAGTTAAAGCATCCAAAAGACTATTCTGAACGGAATAGGCTTTGTGTAATTTTGGGCTATGATGAGGGTATCTCAACAAAAAATCTTGCTAAAACACTCCGGATAAGCCCTATCACTGTTCAGAAATACCTCAGAGAATATGATTCCGAAAATAAAACTGGAAGTAGCCCTCGAGGCGGTAGCAAATCAAAACTTTCACAAGACCAAAAAGAGTCTCTACTAAAACACCTACATGAAAAGACCTATCTTAAAGTCAAAGGGATCATAGCTTATGTGCATGAGCAATATGGGATAAAATATTCCCGAAGTGGCATGACAGATTGGCTCATACAGCACGGATTTGTTTATAAACGTCCTAAAAAGATTCCTGGGAAATTAGCTCCTGAAAAACAACGAATTTTCATAGAACAATATAGGGCTTTAAAGGAGACCTTAAACCCTGATGAAGAGATCTATTTCATAGATGCTGTGCATCCTGAACATCAGTCCCAAGCCGTATGTGGATGGATCAAAAAAGGCGTTCAAAAGACTTTGCAGACATCCGGGAAACAATTGCGATTGCATTTTGCTGGAGCTCTTTGCCTGACAGGAATGAAGATTTTTACAGAGGAATATAAGACAGTTGATGCCGATGCAATGCTCGATTTTTTCAAGAAGCTAGAAAAACAGACAGAGGCTCGAATTATTCATGTAATTTTGGATAATGCAAGATCAAACAAAAATAAGAAACTAGAAGAGTTTCTGATGTCTTCTAGGATTAAAGTGCACTATCTCCCTCCTTATTCGCCGAATTTGAATCCTATTGAACGCTTGTGGAAGATCTTAAAGGAAAAGAAGGTATACAATCGATATTACGAAACGTCGGTGACTTTTTTTCAGGCAATTAGAGGATTCTTCTTAGAAGAGATACCGAAAATAACAGATATTTTGAAATGTAGGATAAACGACAAGTTTCAAGTCGTTGACTTAAATCCCATTAAGCTAGCCGTTTGA